The following are from one region of the Centropristis striata isolate RG_2023a ecotype Rhode Island chromosome 19, C.striata_1.0, whole genome shotgun sequence genome:
- the casp17 gene encoding caspase-3: MPLWRGLMDHNKEECNRAVLVSVGEFDPGVGLRRRPGAKKDTKRLHSTLSKLGFKVDFHSDLTGDEIYELFRKESRRPVRDCFLAVLSSHGDEGCVFGADGTPVQLSRVFSYFDNEYMETKAKVFLIQACRGSDLDDGVEVDSAADSSFSQHLSVPVDTAVMYATPPGYGAFMHPLGSVFLQTFCTLLTEKDNRNLELTRLMTRLSHSVAYGFQVQRGELAGKKEMPCLLTRLTREVFPFAEPGKEGGPTGLSATSLVATENVRKRTPSIS, from the exons atgccGCTCTGGAGAGGACTGATGGATCACAATAAGGAGGAGTGTAACCGGGCCGTGCTGGTGTCTGTGGGGGAGTTTGACCCCGGCGTGGGTCTGAGGAGGAGGCCCGGAGCCAAGAAGGACACCAAGAGACTCCACAGCACCCTCAGCAAGCTGGGCTTCAAGGTGGACTTCCACAGCGACCTCACCGGGGACGAGATCTACGAGCTGTTCCGcaaag agagccGGCGGCCTGTCAGGGACTGTTTCCTGGCCGTCCTGTCGTCTCACGGGGACGAGGGCTGCGTGTTCGGGGCTGATGGGACACCTGTCCAGCTGTCTCGTGTCTTCTCTTATTTTGACAATGAATACATGGAGACGAAGGCCAAAGTCTTCCTCATACAG GCGTGTCGGGGATCAGACCTGGATGACGGTGTGGAGGTGGATTCAGCTGCagacagcagcttctctcaaCATCTGTCTGTTCCTGTAGATACAGCTGTGATGTACGCCACGCCGCCAG GTTACGGAGCGTTCATGCACCCGCTGGGCTCCGTCTTCCTGCAGACGTTCTGCACGTTACTAACGGAGAAGGACAACCGTAACCTGGAGCTGACGCGCCTGATGACGCGGCTGTCCCACAGCGTGGCGTACGGCTTCCAGGTGCAGCGCGGCGAGCTGGCCGGGAAGAAGGAGATGCCGTGCCTGCTGACCAGGCTCACCAGGGAGGTGTTCCCCTTCGCAGAGCCGGGGAAGGAGGGCGGGCCCACGGGGCTCTCGGCCACCTCGCTGGTCGCCACTGAAAACGTGAGGAAGAGGACGCCATCCATCAGTTAG